A section of the Gasterosteus aculeatus chromosome 10, fGasAcu3.hap1.1, whole genome shotgun sequence genome encodes:
- the ctps1a gene encoding CTP synthase 1: MMKYILVTGGVISGIGKGIIASSVGTILKSCGLHVTAIKIDPYINIDAGTFSPYEHGEVFVLDDGGEVDLDLGNYERFLDIRLTRDNNLTTGKIYQSVINKERRGDYLGKTVQVVPHITDAIQEWVVKQATVPVDDDGLKPQVCVIELGGTVGDIESMPFVEAFRQFQFKVKRENFCNIHVSLIPQPSATGEQKTKPTQNSVRELRGLGLSPDLIMCRCSTALENSVKEKISMFCHVEPEQVICVHDVSSIYKVPLLLEQQGVVGYLSRRLNMPIETRPRKMLTKWKEMSDRSDRLLEHCSIALVGKYTKFSDSYASVIKALEHSALAISHKLEVKYIDSASLEPSTLTEEPVKYHEAWQKLCSADGILVPGGFGVRGTEGKIHAINWARKQKKPFLGVCLGMQLAVCEFARNTLGWADANSTEFDPESKHPVVIDMPEHNPGQMGGTMRLGKRRTIFKTNSSVLRKLYGDAEYVDERHRHRFEVNPELKSHFEEKGFRFVGQDVEGERMEVIELDDHPYFVGVQYHPEFTSRPIKPSPPYLGLLLAAAGKLPSYLQKGCSLSPRDTYSDRSGSSTPDFEISELKFPPTSNE, from the exons ATGATGAAGTACATCCTGGTAACTGGAGGAGTCATCTCCGGCATCGGCAAAGGCATCATCGCGAGCAGCGTGGGCACGATCCTGAAGTCCTGCGGCCTGCATGTGACCGCCATCAAGATCGACCCGTACATCAACATCGACGCGGGCACGTTTTCGCCCTACGAGCACG GGGAGGTGTTTGTTCTGGATGACGGCGGCGAGGTGGACTTGGACCTGGGGAACTACGAACGTTTCCTCGACATCCGGCTGACCAGAGACAACAACTTAACCACCGGCAAAATCTACCAGTCGGTCATCaacaaagagaggaggggagactACCTGGGAAAGACTGTGCAGG tgGTGCCTCACATCACGGACGCCATCCAGGAATGGGTGGTGAAACAGGCCACGGTGCCGGTGGATGACGACGGCCTCAAACCGCAAGTTTGTGTAATAGAG TTGGGAGGCACCGTCGGCGACATAGAGAGCATGCCTTTCGTCGAGGCCTTCAGGCAGTTCCAGTTTAAAGTGAAGAGGGAGAACTTCTGCAACATTCACGTCAGCCTGATACCACAG CCCAGCGCGACCGGAGAGCAAAAGACCAAACCAACACAGAACAGCGTCAGGGAGCTGAGGGGACTGGGGTTGTCGCCCGACCTG ATCATGTGCCGCTGCTCCACCGCTCTGGAGAACTCGGTCAAAGAGAAGATCTCCATGTTCTGCCACGTCGAGCCCGAACAG GTCATCTGTGTGCACGACGTGTCGTCCATCTACAAAgtgccgctgctgctggagcagcaGGGCGTGGTGGGCTACCTCAGCAGGAGACTCAACATGCCCATCGAGACTCGGCCCAGGAAGATGCTGACAAAATGGAAGGAGATGTCCGACAG GTCGGACCGGCTGCTGGAGCACTGCTCTATCGCGCTGGTTGGGAAGTACACCAAGTTCTCCGACTCGTACGCGTCTGTCATCAAGGCGCTGGAGCACTCGGCCCTGGCCATCAGCCATAAATTGGAGGTTAAG TACATAGACTCGGCGTCTCTGGAGCCCAGCAcgctgacggaggagccggtGAAGTACCACGAGGCATGGCAGAAGCTCTGCAGTGCTGA CGGCATCCTGGTTCCGGGAGGTTTCGGTGTGAGAGGAACCGAAGGGAAGATTCATGCCATCAACTGGGCCAGGAAGCAGAAAAAACCTTTCCTGG GTGTGTGTCTGGGAATGCAGTTGGCAGTGTGCGAGTTTGCCAGGAACACACTCGGCTGGGCAG ACGCCAACTCAACTGAATTTGATCCAGAATCAAAGCACCCAGTG GTGATTGACATGCCGGAGCACAACCCCGGGCAGATGGGCGGAACCATGAGGCTGGGGAAGAGACGGACCATATTCAAGACCAACAGCAGCGTATTAC GGAAACTATACGGCGATGCAGAATATGTGGACGAACGGCACAGACATCGCTTCGAG GTCAACCCTGAGCTCAAGAGTCACTTTGAAGAGAAGGGCTTCCGCTTCGTAGGCCAAGACGTTGAAGGGGAAAGGATGGAGGTCATAGAGCTGGATG atcATCCGTACTTCGTTGGAGTGCAGTATCACCCCGAGTTCACCTCCCGCCCCATTAAGCCGTCCCCCCCGTATCTCGGTCTGCTGCTGGCTGCGGCCGGGAAGCTGCCGAGCTACCTGCAGAAGGGCTGCAGTCTGTCTCCGCG GGACACATACAGCGACCGGAGCGGCAGCAGCACACCAGACTTCGAGATATCAGAGTTGAAATTTCCTCCTACCTCAAATGAATGA